A part of Uloborus diversus isolate 005 chromosome 6, Udiv.v.3.1, whole genome shotgun sequence genomic DNA contains:
- the LOC129224988 gene encoding uncharacterized protein LOC129224988 → MWIWRNDLFCFLFVLFCFGNSAPLSLELDNVVHPVPLEISVFDVSINSVEIDWHYKNGDMTSELSCELVYGPVDDATQVQVFTQIQLLNEHIIKLSHLENNVTYHMHMICHNGTGEKIQSNTLQFTTGSKSLPLNYVMPYNPFHASIPRENFYSRDEDYVRTVRSSSVILGAVCGIVGFLIINVTIVMAVRKYSHRQMRRRRILEIEERDYDEFPYLRGDE, encoded by the exons atgtgGATTTGGAGGAATGACCTGTTCTgcttcctttttgttttgttttgctttgGGAATAGCGCTCCACTGTCACTTGAGTTGG ATAATGTTGTGCATCCAGTTCCTTTAGAAATATCTGTATTTGATGTATCCATTAACAGTGTAGAAATAGACTGGCATTACAAAAATGGTGATATGACGTCTGAACTTTCATGTGAACTTGTATATGGACCTGTTGATGATGCAACGCAAGTTCAAGTTTTCACACAGATTCAGTTACTGAATGAGCATATAATCAAATTAAgtcatttagaaaacaatgttACCTATCACATGCATATGATATGCCACAATGGCACTGGAGAGAAAATTCAATCAAATACCCTGCAGTTTACCACTg gGTCCAAATCTTTGCCATTAAATTATGTCATGCCATACAATCCTTTTCATGCTTCAATACCaagagaaaatttttattcacgcGATGAAGATTATGTTCGCACCGTCCGCTCTTCCAGTGTCATACTGGGGGCTGTATGTGGAATTGTTGGCTTTCTAATAATCAACGTGACTATTGTAATGGCTGTTCGAAAATATTCTCACAGACAAATGAGGCGAAGGCGTATCTTAGAGATTGA ggaaAGAGACTATGATGAATTTCCATACTTAAGAGGAGATGAATGA